A window of Paenibacillus polygoni contains these coding sequences:
- a CDS encoding non-ribosomal peptide synthetase family protein, which translates to MNTTLLTRHGKEYWMNELQLPLPGFYMYTDYPAKMSGRTMKEMDISLTGKLSRFEQLHSLYDMNTWMLSSYIVFLYKMSGDKDLLVGVSDHKGGILPLRIMLSGSENFQTVYDQVDMKLKAIEETDHTLAEIGEFLGQTIAFHTLYGDQLHHPNSDLHWFVGQGVLDSWKLHITYAQELYEESTIRKFSDNYVYLCNELIEHMNMPIDQISIVTPADLAAYEQLNNKKKDLPSELTITAMFAATVEKYPERTAISYGDQEITYQELNHLSTCVAQMLLSNGLQKGEFVSIFMERSLTTIVSLFGIIKAGGAYVPLDPSHPDERNAYIIEDTKSRLILAQPDFTAKLNSLLSDFEVKPLIIYPQVSMESSEVDTNVTPAIDLNGDDLAYVIYTSGSTGKPKGALISHKGVVNLAFGTMDHLQLTEQDIILQYSTFSFDASVYDLFSSLVSGSRLHLLADEERFSIDAFTEAVKQTGATRFAILPTVFFNQLAAHLPENEIHSYRNIKSIAVAGEALPGEMVRMLQKKLSVPVINLYGPTEITSVATAHVIDYELPEHISTVSIGKPLANYELYVVDANNKLCPTCVTGELLISSMGLAKGYLHLPEKTKEVFIADPITEGSGKTLYRTGDLVRLLPNGEVEYRGRKDFQVKIRGFRVEIGEIEDNLAKHELVKDIVVLARQDQDGTKILVGFYTSNHGQAIAQSDLVQFLSKKVPNYMIPKYFNHLEQMPLSPTGKLDRKKLALYEINIDHDDTEYEAPENELQIQVSEAWQKALGLTRIGVHDDFFEIGGYSLKILEILVILKPHFPQLKINDFFVYPTIAKLSERIEEMGREEMLQDAADLANLPIQDLVEYPLIFGSDQAREENLSKQNNILLTGATGYLGSHLLYELLHKSEAVIYCLVRPSREQSSLERLTDVMEGYFGSSIAEVMNNRVVIIEGDLSQENLGFSEADRMLVDKLVDSIVHCGADVKHFGDSEHFASVNIDSTRRLLKLAKKKPDTRFHFISTLGIPEDLAFNGQWDGVVQGSGYETSYIENVYTNSKLEAEKLVVKYGEEEGVAASIYRVGNLSCNSTTGVFQKNIDQNAFYRMLKAMLLLEKAPNVRWEVDLTPINYAGEAIIALALQKETVGKVFHICNPVAVSYEQMVEYFTNYGYEIKLLGLPEFESWLLNPAEPKDQTGLELAMAQLEGDGAKNSAFRYACPQTLEHLIETGVVCAEPDESFIHQLIKHAVDIGYFPKVSS; encoded by the coding sequence TTGAATACAACACTACTAACTAGACATGGCAAAGAGTATTGGATGAACGAGTTACAGCTGCCTTTGCCAGGATTTTATATGTATACAGACTATCCGGCAAAGATGTCAGGCAGAACCATGAAGGAAATGGACATTTCACTGACTGGAAAGCTATCAAGATTTGAACAACTACATTCTTTGTATGATATGAACACTTGGATGCTCTCAAGTTATATCGTATTTTTGTACAAGATGAGTGGTGATAAAGATTTGCTGGTCGGAGTGAGCGATCATAAAGGCGGTATTCTCCCACTGCGCATCATGCTAAGTGGATCAGAAAACTTTCAAACCGTATATGATCAAGTAGACATGAAGCTGAAAGCAATCGAAGAAACGGATCATACACTGGCAGAAATCGGGGAATTTCTAGGTCAAACTATAGCTTTCCATACGCTCTATGGAGATCAGCTTCACCATCCGAACAGTGATTTACATTGGTTTGTAGGGCAGGGAGTGCTGGATAGCTGGAAACTTCATATTACCTATGCACAAGAGCTGTATGAAGAATCCACGATTCGCAAGTTTAGCGATAATTATGTATATCTCTGTAACGAGCTCATTGAACATATGAATATGCCAATTGATCAAATTTCTATAGTAACACCTGCAGATTTAGCCGCCTACGAGCAGCTCAATAATAAGAAGAAAGATCTGCCTTCTGAACTAACAATTACAGCCATGTTTGCTGCGACAGTAGAGAAATATCCTGAGCGGACCGCCATTTCCTATGGTGACCAAGAGATCACTTATCAGGAGCTTAATCATCTATCTACTTGTGTAGCTCAGATGCTGCTCTCTAATGGACTGCAGAAGGGTGAGTTCGTATCTATTTTTATGGAGCGCAGTCTTACTACTATTGTGAGTCTGTTTGGTATTATCAAAGCCGGGGGAGCTTATGTTCCGCTTGATCCTTCCCATCCGGATGAAAGAAATGCCTATATTATTGAAGATACGAAGTCAAGACTGATATTAGCTCAGCCAGATTTCACAGCAAAATTAAATTCACTATTATCAGATTTCGAAGTAAAACCATTAATTATTTATCCGCAGGTGAGTATGGAGTCATCCGAGGTAGATACGAATGTTACTCCTGCTATAGACTTGAACGGAGATGATCTAGCTTATGTTATCTATACATCCGGTTCAACAGGGAAACCAAAAGGAGCACTCATTTCTCATAAGGGTGTAGTGAATTTGGCGTTCGGCACTATGGACCATCTCCAGTTGACGGAGCAAGATATCATCTTACAGTATTCTACTTTCAGTTTTGACGCTTCGGTGTATGATTTATTTAGTTCACTTGTCAGTGGTTCCAGACTTCATTTGTTAGCAGATGAAGAACGTTTCTCTATTGATGCTTTTACAGAGGCCGTAAAACAAACAGGAGCTACAAGATTTGCTATTTTGCCGACGGTCTTTTTCAATCAGCTTGCAGCCCATTTGCCAGAAAATGAAATACATAGTTATCGTAATATTAAAAGTATTGCGGTTGCAGGGGAAGCTCTGCCTGGTGAAATGGTAAGAATGCTCCAGAAAAAACTATCCGTACCTGTTATAAATCTATATGGACCGACAGAGATTACTTCTGTTGCAACAGCACATGTGATTGACTACGAACTTCCAGAACATATCTCAACTGTAAGTATAGGTAAGCCGCTTGCGAACTATGAACTCTATGTGGTGGATGCGAATAATAAGCTTTGTCCGACCTGTGTGACGGGTGAACTCTTGATTAGTTCGATGGGTCTTGCGAAAGGATACTTGCATTTACCGGAAAAAACAAAGGAAGTATTCATAGCTGATCCGATTACAGAAGGTTCTGGAAAAACACTCTACCGGACGGGAGATCTGGTTAGACTTTTGCCAAATGGCGAAGTCGAGTATAGAGGAAGAAAAGATTTTCAGGTGAAAATCAGAGGTTTTAGGGTTGAAATTGGAGAGATTGAAGATAATTTAGCTAAGCATGAACTCGTTAAAGATATCGTTGTTTTAGCAAGACAAGACCAAGATGGTACAAAGATTTTGGTAGGATTTTATACATCAAATCATGGACAGGCAATTGCCCAAAGTGATCTTGTACAATTTTTAAGCAAAAAGGTTCCAAATTACATGATCCCTAAATACTTTAACCATTTAGAACAAATGCCTTTATCACCTACAGGCAAACTGGATCGTAAAAAACTAGCTCTGTACGAAATAAATATAGACCATGACGATACTGAATATGAAGCTCCTGAGAATGAATTACAGATACAAGTAAGCGAAGCTTGGCAAAAAGCGCTGGGACTCACTAGAATCGGTGTCCATGATGACTTTTTTGAAATTGGAGGGTATTCACTAAAAATTCTAGAAATTCTAGTAATTTTAAAACCTCATTTTCCGCAGCTGAAAATTAATGATTTCTTCGTGTACCCTACGATCGCAAAATTATCAGAGAGAATAGAAGAGATGGGTAGAGAAGAGATGCTTCAAGATGCAGCAGATCTGGCTAACCTTCCGATTCAAGATTTGGTAGAATATCCGCTTATCTTTGGTTCAGACCAAGCCAGGGAAGAGAACTTGTCGAAACAAAATAATATTTTACTTACTGGTGCGACAGGTTACTTAGGATCCCATCTGCTCTATGAATTGTTACATAAATCAGAAGCCGTTATTTATTGTCTGGTACGCCCTTCCCGTGAGCAGTCTTCTTTGGAGCGATTAACGGATGTAATGGAGGGATACTTCGGAAGTTCGATTGCAGAAGTGATGAATAACCGTGTAGTCATTATTGAAGGAGATCTCTCACAAGAAAACCTTGGTTTTAGTGAAGCAGACCGGATGCTCGTAGATAAGCTGGTTGATTCGATTGTACACTGCGGTGCTGATGTAAAACATTTCGGGGATTCTGAACATTTTGCAAGTGTGAACATTGATAGTACGAGACGACTCCTGAAACTAGCGAAGAAAAAACCTGATACCCGTTTCCATTTTATTTCTACACTGGGTATACCGGAGGATTTAGCTTTTAACGGTCAATGGGATGGTGTTGTTCAGGGATCAGGTTACGAAACTTCCTATATTGAGAATGTATACACGAACAGTAAGCTCGAAGCTGAGAAGCTTGTTGTGAAATATGGCGAGGAAGAGGGCGTAGCCGCTAGTATCTATCGTGTGGGGAATCTTTCTTGCAATTCTACGACAGGGGTCTTCCAGAAAAATATTGATCAGAATGCATTCTACCGGATGCTAAAAGCAATGCTTCTATTAGAGAAGGCGCCTAATGTAAGATGGGAAGTTGATCTGACTCCGATAAATTATGCGGGGGAAGCCATCATTGCTCTAGCTCTTCAGAAGGAAACGGTCGGTAAGGTGTTCCACATTTGTAATCCGGTTGCAGTTTCGTATGAACAAATGGTTGAATACTTTACCAACTATGGTTATGAGATTAAATTGTTAGGACTCCCTGAGTTTGAATCTTGGCTGCTGAATCCTGCAGAACCGAAAGATCAGACAGGACTTGAACTGGCTATGGCGCAGCTGGAAGGCGATGGAGCGAAAAATTCAGCATTTCGTTATGCTTGTCCGCAAACATTAGAGCATCTGATAGAGACAGGTGTAGTATGTGCTGAACCGGACGAATCTTTTATTCATCAACTAATTAAACATGCCGTAGATATTGGATATTTTCCTAAGGTAAGCAGCTAA
- a CDS encoding DUF6944 family repetitive protein, with product MAQGLETIGLWIAALGTTLIASVSKEGETSKLYVNGTCSAAIGAILSALAATRTVKIRKTVREKLERRGTFLRAVGFALIAEAKGMPSSIRIAGAFRSIGNAVALLGLELPSSNKKREKRIEEGNVLAVLGGTYEIVEAEKPLTRVERIRFYGNILETVGDALSLNIE from the coding sequence ATGGCTCAAGGCTTAGAAACGATAGGGCTATGGATTGCGGCCTTGGGAACCACACTGATCGCTTCCGTCTCTAAGGAAGGGGAAACTTCCAAATTATACGTAAACGGTACCTGTTCTGCGGCGATTGGAGCTATACTATCGGCTTTGGCTGCAACGAGGACAGTGAAGATTAGAAAGACAGTTCGAGAAAAACTTGAAAGACGAGGCACCTTTCTAAGGGCCGTTGGTTTCGCATTAATCGCCGAAGCAAAAGGTATGCCGAGCAGTATACGTATCGCAGGTGCCTTTAGATCCATCGGTAATGCAGTCGCATTGTTAGGTCTTGAACTGCCTAGCAGCAATAAAAAAAGAGAAAAACGGATAGAGGAAGGCAATGTTTTGGCTGTACTGGGAGGAACTTATGAAATTGTGGAGGCAGAAAAGCCATTAACTAGAGTAGAACGAATTCGCTTCTACGGGAATATTCTAGAGACAGTCGGAGATGCCCTCAGTCTAAATATAGAATAA
- a CDS encoding methyl-accepting chemotaxis protein, with amino-acid sequence MNKKSNFIQKLNSIFKNQSIVTRNMIFTSLYIILTGAVVIWYSYYIQGNVLTHQLQSDSGKIMETLAKQVSTEDAKEAKDTKDPTSPVQQKLMKTFEELTATHPNIAQGYIFGPELENGNKTSIIALSPVLLEMFKESNMGLGDLYEQPKLHVDAVKEMFNTKEISYTKAYNDDFGTWITVLYPFVDHNGEIFAYMGIDVDASLIASGKIELISSTLIALLITLIIVLVMQYYTMKRTFKPISDLKGALEELSNGDFTVQLKTSDDEFGQVNAKFNMTVNHMNELVRTIKKVSEQSAEQSNLLFSTVESNNKNASEITKNMKEMSDSADMQSVSITESVVSLEEITTGVTTIASNTTELSEISLHMKEQSELGNHNIEQVIEQMNSINYSVKDSVDIIEKLQSRSQEIGQIVQVITEIAAQTNLLSLNASIEAARAGEEGRGFAVVAGEVKKLSEESRKSADQIAELIRFIQDETELAVKAIGEGEEKVETGIRVVRETGSLFEGILLSTDSVTSQIQEVSAATQQMVAETEQITASIKQLAVLAEKNSSVSTGIQISTQEQQATFAQIFESAEQLNQVSGKLESLVEQLQVK; translated from the coding sequence ATGAATAAAAAAAGCAACTTTATTCAGAAGCTGAATTCCATCTTTAAAAATCAAAGTATTGTCACACGAAATATGATATTTACAAGTCTTTATATTATTCTAACGGGCGCGGTAGTGATTTGGTACAGTTACTATATTCAAGGTAATGTGCTGACGCATCAGCTTCAATCTGATTCCGGAAAAATAATGGAAACTCTAGCTAAACAGGTGTCAACGGAAGATGCCAAAGAAGCAAAAGATACAAAAGACCCGACTTCTCCTGTGCAGCAGAAATTAATGAAAACCTTTGAAGAGTTAACCGCTACGCATCCTAATATTGCACAGGGGTACATATTTGGTCCTGAGCTTGAGAATGGGAACAAGACATCAATAATTGCTCTTTCCCCAGTTCTATTAGAAATGTTTAAAGAAAGTAATATGGGGCTTGGTGATTTATATGAACAACCCAAGCTGCACGTAGATGCCGTAAAAGAGATGTTTAATACAAAAGAAATCTCCTATACGAAAGCCTATAACGATGATTTTGGTACATGGATCACAGTCCTGTATCCTTTTGTAGATCATAACGGAGAAATATTTGCCTACATGGGAATTGACGTAGATGCAAGTTTAATTGCTTCAGGTAAGATCGAATTAATATCTTCTACGCTTATAGCGCTGCTAATTACATTAATCATTGTTCTTGTAATGCAGTACTATACGATGAAACGTACTTTTAAACCAATCAGTGATTTAAAAGGCGCCTTAGAAGAACTAAGTAACGGTGATTTTACAGTTCAATTAAAAACAAGTGATGATGAATTTGGACAAGTAAATGCGAAGTTTAATATGACAGTTAACCATATGAACGAATTAGTGAGAACGATTAAAAAAGTATCAGAACAATCCGCTGAGCAATCAAACCTTCTATTTTCAACGGTAGAATCAAATAACAAAAACGCCTCAGAAATTACGAAGAACATGAAAGAAATGTCTGATAGTGCAGATATGCAGAGTGTTTCGATTACCGAAAGTGTGGTCTCGCTAGAAGAAATAACGACAGGTGTTACTACGATTGCAAGCAATACGACAGAATTATCCGAGATTTCTTTACATATGAAGGAACAGTCCGAATTAGGTAATCACAATATCGAGCAAGTTATTGAGCAAATGAATTCGATTAATTACTCTGTCAAAGATTCCGTTGATATTATCGAAAAATTACAGAGTCGATCTCAAGAGATTGGACAAATCGTACAGGTAATTACTGAGATTGCGGCACAAACAAACCTACTTTCTCTAAATGCAAGTATTGAAGCAGCTCGTGCTGGCGAAGAAGGACGCGGTTTTGCGGTTGTAGCAGGTGAAGTGAAAAAATTATCCGAGGAATCAAGAAAGTCTGCCGATCAGATTGCTGAGTTAATAAGGTTCATTCAAGACGAAACGGAACTCGCAGTGAAAGCGATCGGTGAAGGGGAAGAGAAAGTCGAGACAGGCATTCGTGTCGTCAGAGAAACGGGTTCGCTATTTGAAGGAATATTACTTTCCACAGATTCCGTAACGAGTCAAATCCAAGAAGTATCCGCAGCTACACAGCAAATGGTTGCCGAAACGGAACAGATTACCGCTTCTATTAAGCAACTTGCTGTACTAGCCGAGAAAAATTCCTCTGTATCTACGGGCATTCAAATAAGTACTCAGGAACAACAAGCTACCTTTGCTCAAATCTTCGAGTCTGCTGAACAACTGAATCAGGTATCAGGCAAACTAGAAAGCTTAGTTGAACAATTACAAGTAAAATAG
- a CDS encoding cache domain-containing sensor histidine kinase: MELLTHWLKQFHFKRVNQQIFVLMILIITIPLAVMSWFIYLFSVQSIKNEYQNSANLILNNLSFNIDQYLQSIEKGTLNAQLDSSLQDSLYRWLQHPEEDQNYQYRNVIEQFVSTIEITIKNVDSVQIYAGNRVFYSADFNRYSYVETDFLNKPWYQEILKGKGKIVLFGTHTPFHRIGGEQEHSVISIGRVINITGSKQPLGVILVDLRPDSLKEILSLSENSNQSFIIVDEKGSTVYASARDYKGKTEVDGEETMLEKSVLEQVTKQSSGNFYASVQGTPSYINFVTSDYSGWKVIQYVDEKQMTKNAEFLRFILLGFAVCTLLVALLFLAILSARVTKPIILLSRQVRAVGSGNLNIQLNTNRKDEFGILYQGISNMAEDLKNNLEKTSDMLAQQKLAQYGALKSQINPHFLANALESIQMKAVISGQRDIGEMVGLLGRMFRVHIQTGKELVPLEEELAHTRLYIQIQQMRFGDKIKYRETCDPAVLQLPVVHFSLQPLIENAIVHGLEQKKGTGNLEVTAEIVDQVMCIEIRDDGAGISEDQLLEIRNKLYDPASSLDMDHIGIKNVHDRIQYHFGDPYGLHVESSSAGTKITILYPAHHSHDFPEKS, encoded by the coding sequence TTGGAGCTGCTCACCCATTGGCTGAAACAATTTCACTTCAAACGTGTAAATCAGCAAATTTTCGTCCTCATGATTCTCATCATCACGATTCCTCTTGCCGTAATGTCATGGTTTATCTACTTATTTTCAGTGCAATCGATCAAAAATGAATATCAGAACAGTGCCAATCTGATTCTAAACAATCTTTCCTTTAACATTGATCAATATTTGCAAAGTATTGAAAAAGGAACGCTGAATGCTCAGCTTGACAGCAGTCTTCAGGATTCCCTTTACAGATGGCTGCAGCATCCGGAAGAAGACCAAAACTATCAATATCGAAATGTCATTGAACAGTTTGTCAGTACCATCGAAATTACGATTAAAAATGTAGACAGTGTTCAGATTTATGCAGGAAATCGAGTCTTTTATTCAGCTGATTTTAATCGTTACAGTTATGTAGAGACTGACTTCCTAAATAAGCCATGGTATCAGGAAATTTTGAAAGGAAAAGGGAAGATTGTCCTCTTTGGTACACATACTCCTTTTCACCGAATCGGAGGAGAGCAAGAGCATTCTGTCATTTCCATCGGTAGAGTTATTAATATTACCGGCAGCAAACAGCCGCTGGGTGTCATTCTTGTTGACCTCCGCCCAGATTCACTAAAAGAAATTCTCAGTCTCTCAGAAAACAGTAACCAAAGCTTCATCATTGTAGATGAGAAGGGAAGCACCGTGTATGCATCTGCGAGAGATTACAAAGGGAAAACTGAAGTAGACGGTGAAGAAACGATGCTCGAGAAGTCGGTATTGGAACAAGTCACGAAGCAATCTTCGGGTAACTTCTATGCTTCTGTTCAGGGAACCCCATCCTATATTAATTTTGTCACCTCTGATTACTCGGGCTGGAAAGTCATTCAATATGTAGATGAAAAACAAATGACGAAAAACGCGGAGTTTCTTCGTTTTATCTTGCTTGGATTTGCGGTATGTACACTGCTCGTAGCCTTGTTATTTCTTGCGATCCTCTCTGCTAGAGTGACAAAACCTATCATATTGTTAAGCAGACAAGTCCGTGCTGTAGGTTCGGGGAATCTGAATATACAACTCAATACGAATCGTAAGGATGAGTTTGGTATTTTATATCAAGGGATCAGTAATATGGCGGAAGATTTGAAGAATAACCTTGAAAAAACATCTGATATGCTGGCTCAGCAAAAATTAGCGCAATATGGGGCATTAAAAAGCCAGATCAATCCTCATTTTCTCGCCAATGCACTCGAATCAATTCAGATGAAAGCGGTGATTTCAGGACAACGAGATATAGGGGAAATGGTTGGGCTTCTGGGAAGAATGTTCAGAGTACATATCCAGACTGGCAAAGAACTTGTGCCCTTAGAAGAAGAACTCGCTCATACTCGTCTTTATATTCAAATCCAGCAAATGCGTTTTGGAGATAAAATCAAATATCGTGAAACTTGCGATCCAGCAGTTCTCCAGCTGCCTGTCGTTCATTTCTCACTTCAACCCTTAATTGAAAATGCGATTGTACATGGACTGGAGCAAAAAAAAGGAACCGGTAATTTGGAGGTGACTGCTGAAATCGTAGATCAAGTCATGTGTATTGAGATTAGAGATGATGGAGCAGGCATTAGTGAAGATCAGCTGCTTGAGATTCGCAACAAACTTTATGACCCGGCAAGCAGCCTTGATATGGATCATATTGGCATCAAAAATGTCCATGACCGGATTCAGTATCATTTTGGCGATCCGTATGGTTTACATGTAGAGAGCAGTTCAGCTGGTACCAAGATTACTATCCTATATCCGGCTCATCATTCGCATGATTTTCCTGAGAAAAGCTAG
- a CDS encoding beta-lactamase family protein translates to MNFSPVFIRRKPLLAAFLALFLFLGVLLPTAQADSSLSSPASAPKNLSPETAQVFLDEFFNSQQASPHYVGASVIIVKDGKVIAEKGYGYSDLEEKSPVDPKKTAFRIASISKTFTAVAIMQLIEQGKIGLTNDFKTYIPGLEFDNPYDKPVTIENLLTHTTGFEIRDPQAEDIHADFNKYISMEDYVQEHMPPVVREPGSSYMYDNFASLLLGLVVQNVSGEPFESYMQKHVFEPLGMQNSGFMLNDQFKKQLSIAYDAARNPIDLYALSPSPMPQGGMMSTAEDIGKFMIAFLNGGTDGKNRILNENTVTSMETYRSEIHPLLPDTTYGFESPFQIPGAGSSSKIITKAGDLIGFSSYLFLIPEQNTGVFLTYNQTGALRNLFYPAFISTFFPKYAEPAKFNPYEPQPAEELQRYAGLYSDLRLKTIVSKLKDADDQAGKMEIYDAYLGSRTLIQVDDNLFMDELSGQFTGFKENTDGSIYMKEPYLNPFGYEKKGEKAAGFKDVRPGSAYETYIYGLQSLGHYSNDAGTYFHPKDALTRAEFIQEILELSGIPESKTKPNADSDWAAHSAAGYIQAGYEIGMIEGAEEKLFKPDQVITRQEAAVLLWRIFKQQYREQLFSNVKLSGKTDTWAVPAVQMMIELGLYGPEVKLQGNGSANYQSVKPLIRQEAAALMYQLLTQPTDQIVAELAKEQENTTANQADATKQ, encoded by the coding sequence GTGAATTTTTCACCTGTCTTTATTCGAAGGAAACCGTTATTAGCTGCTTTTCTAGCCCTGTTCCTCTTCTTGGGCGTACTCTTGCCAACCGCACAGGCCGATTCATCCCTCTCATCACCTGCTAGCGCACCAAAAAATCTTTCTCCCGAAACAGCTCAGGTATTTCTAGATGAATTCTTCAACTCACAGCAGGCTTCACCACATTATGTAGGTGCTTCCGTTATTATTGTTAAGGACGGCAAAGTGATTGCAGAAAAAGGGTATGGTTACTCTGACCTCGAAGAAAAGTCTCCCGTTGATCCTAAAAAAACAGCCTTCCGCATTGCCTCCATATCTAAAACTTTCACCGCAGTTGCGATTATGCAGTTAATCGAACAAGGGAAAATAGGTCTTACGAACGATTTTAAAACTTATATCCCGGGCCTTGAATTCGATAACCCTTATGATAAACCCGTCACTATAGAAAACTTACTTACCCATACGACTGGTTTTGAAATACGCGATCCTCAGGCAGAAGATATTCATGCCGATTTTAATAAATACATATCCATGGAGGACTATGTTCAAGAGCACATGCCTCCTGTTGTTCGTGAACCTGGCAGTTCTTATATGTACGATAACTTCGCATCACTACTATTAGGACTCGTTGTCCAAAATGTCAGCGGAGAACCTTTTGAATCCTATATGCAAAAACATGTATTTGAGCCTCTTGGCATGCAAAACAGCGGCTTTATGCTGAACGATCAATTCAAAAAACAACTTTCTATCGCTTATGATGCTGCTCGTAATCCGATTGATCTCTACGCTTTGTCACCATCGCCCATGCCGCAAGGAGGCATGATGTCTACTGCAGAGGATATCGGTAAATTTATGATTGCTTTCCTGAATGGAGGAACTGACGGTAAGAACCGCATACTGAATGAAAATACAGTAACAAGTATGGAAACGTACCGTTCTGAAATTCATCCCCTGCTGCCAGATACCACCTATGGATTTGAATCACCGTTTCAAATACCGGGAGCAGGAAGCAGTTCCAAAATTATTACAAAAGCAGGAGATCTGATCGGTTTCAGTTCTTATCTCTTCCTTATTCCAGAGCAAAATACGGGTGTATTCCTTACGTACAACCAGACGGGGGCTTTGCGTAATTTATTCTACCCAGCATTCATCTCTACTTTCTTTCCTAAGTATGCAGAACCTGCAAAGTTCAATCCTTACGAACCGCAACCAGCTGAAGAACTTCAGCGTTATGCGGGGCTTTATTCCGATCTTCGCCTGAAAACGATTGTCAGCAAACTAAAAGACGCGGACGACCAAGCTGGAAAAATGGAAATATACGATGCATATCTTGGTTCTCGCACGTTGATTCAAGTAGATGATAATCTATTCATGGATGAACTGAGCGGTCAATTCACCGGTTTTAAAGAAAATACAGATGGAAGTATATATATGAAAGAACCTTATTTAAACCCGTTCGGCTACGAGAAGAAAGGGGAAAAAGCAGCTGGGTTTAAAGATGTCCGCCCAGGCAGTGCTTACGAAACGTATATTTATGGACTGCAATCACTTGGTCACTATTCGAACGATGCAGGCACCTATTTCCATCCAAAAGATGCCCTTACTCGCGCAGAGTTTATCCAGGAAATCCTTGAACTCAGCGGTATCCCAGAAAGCAAAACCAAGCCTAATGCTGACAGCGACTGGGCTGCTCATTCTGCTGCCGGTTACATCCAGGCAGGCTACGAGATCGGGATGATTGAAGGTGCAGAGGAGAAGCTGTTCAAACCAGATCAGGTTATCACCCGCCAAGAGGCAGCAGTGTTGTTATGGAGGATTTTTAAACAGCAATACAGAGAGCAATTGTTCAGTAATGTAAAACTCTCTGGAAAAACAGATACCTGGGCAGTCCCTGCTGTTCAAATGATGATCGAACTAGGTTTATATGGACCAGAAGTTAAATTGCAAGGAAATGGTTCTGCTAATTACCAATCGGTAAAACCGCTTATTCGTCAAGAAGCAGCAGCCCTTATGTACCAATTGCTGACTCAGCCAACCGACCAGATCGTTGCTGAACTTGCGAAAGAGCAAGAAAATACGACAGCAAATCAAGCTGACGCCACGAAACAATAA